From the genome of Tachysurus vachellii isolate PV-2020 chromosome 2, HZAU_Pvac_v1, whole genome shotgun sequence, one region includes:
- the LOC132839535 gene encoding ubiquitin carboxyl-terminal hydrolase 42-like produces MTIVDKASEKSDFESALCKHSSSLNPVSSGGLDNGSSSWGVDSTTAELSRSMATCVAPSLDVALYGGSTTLPAERPNEQVAVSCGDGISLPQKILFPPERLSLKWTQVHRIGAGLQNLGNTCFLNSALQCLSYTAPLANYMLSREHSKTCHEPEFCMLCIMQNHTIQVFANSGNAIKPLGVLHELKRIAKHFRCGNQEDAHEFLRYTVDAMQKSCLPNNKLDRQTQATTLIHQIFGGFLRSRVKCMNCKAVSDTFDPYLDIALDIKNSPTILKAFEQFVKAEQLDWENAYKCSTCKETVQASKRLSIHRNSNVLTISLKRFANFNGGKISKDVRYTEYFDLRPYMSQSHGEPQIYGLYAVLVHSGFSCYAGHYYCYVKASNGQWYQMNDSSVTPTDIRSVLNQQAYLLFYIKQGSTDLKNGDFNQKGFTPGHSSPRPVTPKLNGHSYTSSTIIGPQLPPTMLKNNSYVNGNGSSKEYHNSSKPSSSDISSVSKATSNVSYSSTPSSASNQNVQPTGMKRLKMSFTVSYGKVVRCNRTQTAPSSSSSSSASYSHPQSSSSTSKFQCSKQVNGTSSYSSSTFLVPYDEESSEDSDQESRVLDNGTSKPSGVAKAASGNDGMHSPHFNSSSSHSHKTNESNSFSESHMGTNGSGHGQVNGFKHSDKASDSPVSESSISDTNLDSQSVSSSKSEGMRSPSDSMESAKPLTDPLTQHVSHPVPTPGTDTQALAKPAELTPSTPATLTEVSSQVKATSESTLSNHSLIHQGSDELTSLERPRMETETVKGAVSKEDGEMCQSGKPNACEQKRLVEHQEHDLNQPHVSTATKDRDKEYHRNYRELKDRSRERHGHRPEREYYPQKERSRSRHRDKESARYWDRYSYQHGDRHYKRARDERSQDWERGRRFQNSHRSSSHNYRGLMLRHAREDRRDRCHYNGEQSSNRAKPSSPCTTSPLPRHGTRKRSLSGEDSMSEERRAKKCKKSKKKNKDKHRSSERDMSVKNQDSSSSRQKKKKKKKRRHESEDRPHREGRSSDRHDWKGRNGVERKSHKHQRSSDRDRSPHRSKLPCIEDLRQLSGYSGNVVKHYNGYVQGFCHKEVVAEIKYGDVNHISSNNNRKISLCEGDMGETGPVPCR; encoded by the exons ATGACTATAGTTGACAAAGCTTCAGAGAAATCTGACTTTGAGTCAGCGCTGTGTAAGCACTCCAGCTCCCTGAATCCTGTCTCCTCTGGAGGCCTGGACAACGGCAGCTCCAGCTGGGGTGTCGACTCTACTACAGCCGAGCTTTCCAGGAGCATGGCTACCTGTGTGGCCCCCAGCCTTGATGTTGCTTTGTATGGAGGCAGCACAACACTTCCTGCTGAGAGACCAAATGAGCAAG TGGCCGTGAGCTGTGGCGATGGCATCAGTCTGCCACAAAAGATCCTGTTTCCACCAGAGCGCCTCAGCTTGAAATGGACTCAAGTCCATCGTATTGGAGCAGGTCTCCAGAACCTGGGCAACACATGTTTTCTGAATTCAGCTCTTCAGTGTCTTTCATACACTGCACCACTTGCTAACTACATGCTGTCCAGAGAACATTCCAAAACAT GTCATGAGCCTGAATTTTGCATGCTGTGTATCATGCAGAATCACACCATTCAGGTGTTTGCTAATTCGGGGAATGCCATCAAGCCCCTTGGTGTGTTGCATGAACTAAAAC GGATAGCAAAGCATTTCCGGTGTGGGAATCAAGAAGATGCCCATGAGTTCTTGCGGTACACAGTGGATGCTATGCAAAAGTCCTGTCTGCCTAACAATAA ATTGGACAGGCAAACGCAGGCTACTACTCTGATCCATCAGATATTTGGAGGATTTTTGAGGTCCAGAG TGAAGTGTATGAACTGCAAAGCAGTATCAGACACATTTGATCCTTATTTGGATATTGCACTGGACATCAAG AATTCCCCAACTATTCTCAAGGCTTTTGAGCAGTTTGTTAAGGCTGAACAGCTCGATTGGGAGAATGCCTACAAGTGCAGCAC TTGTAAGGAAACTGTTCAGGCCTCAAAAAGATTAAGCATTCACCGCAACTCCAATGTGCTCACTATCTCTCTGAAGCGCTTTGCCAACTTTAATGGAGGCAAAATCTCCAAG GATGTGAGATACACTGAGTACTTTGACTTGCGACCATACATGTCCCAGTCTCACGGAGAGCCGCAGATTTACGGGCTGTATGCTGTGCTGGTGCACTCAGGCTTCAGCTGCTATGCCGGACACTACTACTGCTATGTAAAA GCAAGTAACGGCCAGTGGTATCAGATGAATGATTCATCAGTGACTCCCACTGATATACGATCTGTGCTGAACCAGCAAGCATACCTGCTGTTCTACATCAAGCAAGG gtCTACAGATCTGAAAAATGGAGATTTTAACCAGAAGGGTTTTACTCCAGGCCACTCATCTCCCCGACCAGTAACACCTAAGCTAAACGGGCATTCTTATACCTCCTCAACAATTATAGGTCCACAGCTCCCTCCTACTATGTTAAAG AATAACTCGTATGTCAATGGCAACGGCTCTTCGAAGGAGTACCACAACAGCTCAAAGCCCAGCAGCAGTGACATCAGCAGCGTGAGCAAAGCCACCTCCAATGTGTCTTACTCTTCCACCCCATCCTCCGCTTCAAATCAGAATGTCCAGCCCACGGGCATGAAGAGGCTCAAGATGAGCTTTACTGTCAGCTATGGAAAGGTGGTGCGGTGCAACCGGACCCAAACAGCTCCATCCAGCAGCTCTTCATCATCAGCCAGCTATTCTCACCCACAGTCTTCATCCTCTACCTCAAAATTCCAGTGCTCCAAGCAGGTCAATGGCACATCCTCGTATAGCAGCTCAACTTTCCTGGTTCCCTATGATGAGGAATCATCTGAGGACTCTGACCAGGAGAGCAGAGTTTTGGACAATGGTACTTCTAAGCCTTCTGGTGTTGCCAAGGCAGCCAGTGGGAATGATGGCATGCACAGTCCTCACTTTAATAGTTCAAGCTCACACTCGCATAAGACAAACGAATCTAACAGCTTCTCCGAGTCTCACATGGGTACAAATGGGTCAGGACACGGTCAAGTCAATGGCTTTAAACATTCTGACAAG gcATCAGACAGTCCAGTCTCTGAATCTTCCATAAGTGACACTAACTTAGACTCCCAGAGTGTGTCAAG CTCTAAGTCAGAGGGAATGCGCTCCCCATCAGACTCCATGGAAAGCGCTAAACCGCTCACTGACCCTCTCACTCAGCATGTCTCACACCCAGTACCCACACCAGGCACAGACACCCAGGCACTGGCTAAGCCAGCAGAACTGACACCTAGCACACCGGCCACCTTAACAGAGGTATCAAGTCAAGTGAAGGCAACATCAGAGTCCACTCTAAGCAATCACAGTCTCATCCATCAAGGGAGTGATGAACTTACATCACTGGAAAGACCCAGGATGGAGACAGAGACTGTCAAGGGTGCAGTTAGCAAGGAAGATGGAGAAATGTGTCAGTCAGGCAAACCCAATGCTTGTGAACAAAAAAGACTAGTTGAGCACCAAGAACATGATTTAAACCAGCCACATGTTTCTACTGCCACAAAGGACAGAGACAAGGAGTACCATCGCAACTACAGAGAGCTCAAGGACAGGAGCAGAGAACGACATGGACATCGGCCAGAGAGAGAGTATTATCCACAGAAGGAGCGCTCTCGCAGTCGTCATAGAGATAAAGAGTCAGCTCGGTACTGGGATAGATATTCCTACCAGCACGGAGACCGCCACTACAAAAGAGCCAGAGACGAGCGGTCACAGGATTGGGAGCGGGGCAGGAGATTCCAGAATTCACACCGCTCATCAAGCCACAATTATAGAGGACTAATGTTGCGCCATGCACGGGAAGACCGTCGTGACAGGTGCCACTACAATGGAGAGCAGAGCAGCAATAGAGCAAAGCCCTCGTCTCCATGTACCACTAGCCCTTTGCCCCGGCATGGGACCAGAAAACGCAGCTTGTCTGGTGAAGACAGCATGTCTGAGGAGCGCAGGGccaagaaatgtaaaaaatcaaagaagaaaaataaagacaagcaCAG GAGTTCAGAAAGGGACATGTCTGTTAAGAACCAGGATAGCAGCTCCAGccgacagaaaaaaaagaaaaagaagaagaggaggcaTGAGTCAGAGGACAGACCTCACAGAGAGGGACGGTCCTCAGACAGGCATGATTGGAAAGGCAGGAATGGTGTGGAGAGGAAGAGCCATAAGCACCAGCGCAGCTCTGACAGAGATAGATCTCCTCACCGTTCCAAGCTGCCATGTATTGAGGATCTTCGCCAGCTCAGTGGTTACTCAG GTAATGTTGTTAAGCATTATAATGGATATGTCCAAGGATTCTGTCATAAAGAAGTAGTTGCAGAGATCAAATATGGAGACGTGAACCATATTTCCTCTAACAATAATAGGAAGATTTCCTTATGTGAAGGAGACATGGGAGAGACAGGCCCTGTGCCATGCAGAT GA